The Penaeus chinensis breed Huanghai No. 1 chromosome 21, ASM1920278v2, whole genome shotgun sequence genome has a window encoding:
- the LOC125036549 gene encoding ADP-ribosylation factor-like protein 2-binding protein isoform X1, with product MRYEMAKSAEDGEEVFAADDSEDTLELDVLVGHIENIILSDEFVALRESFMQEHCHKFEDAEENKLEYTDIFTQYTKLIEGHIERELSSREKGFNMNAFQELISKSETIDGEVFDLLLTFSDFLSFKDAMLEAKKSTEDGSARLQDLLQVTRLSS from the exons ATGCGTTATGAG ATGGCGAAGTCGGCAGAGGACGGAGAGGAGGTGTTTGCTGCAGACGACTCTGAAGACACGCTGGAATTGGACGTCCTTGTGGGCCATATAGAGAACATTATTTTGA GTGACGAGTTTGTAGCCCTGAGGGAGAGCTTTATGCAAGAACACTGCCACAAGTTCGAGGATGCTGAGGAGAACAAGCTGGAGTACACGGACATTTTCACACAATAT ACAAAGTTGATTGAAGGCCACATTGAGAGAGAGTTGTCGAGCAGAGAAAAGGGGTTTAACATGAACGCCTTCCAGGAGTTGATAAGCAAGAGTGAAACCATTGATGGAGAGGTTTTCGATCTACTGTTAACTTTCTCGGACTTTTTGTCATTTAAGGATGCCATGTTAGAGGCCAAAAAG AGTACAGAAGATGGATCTGCCAGATTACAGGACCTGCTCCAAGTAACACGACTGAGTTCCTAG
- the LOC125036549 gene encoding ADP-ribosylation factor-like protein 2-binding protein isoform X2, whose amino-acid sequence MAKSAEDGEEVFAADDSEDTLELDVLVGHIENIILSDEFVALRESFMQEHCHKFEDAEENKLEYTDIFTQYTKLIEGHIERELSSREKGFNMNAFQELISKSETIDGEVFDLLLTFSDFLSFKDAMLEAKKSTEDGSARLQDLLQVTRLSS is encoded by the exons ATGGCGAAGTCGGCAGAGGACGGAGAGGAGGTGTTTGCTGCAGACGACTCTGAAGACACGCTGGAATTGGACGTCCTTGTGGGCCATATAGAGAACATTATTTTGA GTGACGAGTTTGTAGCCCTGAGGGAGAGCTTTATGCAAGAACACTGCCACAAGTTCGAGGATGCTGAGGAGAACAAGCTGGAGTACACGGACATTTTCACACAATAT ACAAAGTTGATTGAAGGCCACATTGAGAGAGAGTTGTCGAGCAGAGAAAAGGGGTTTAACATGAACGCCTTCCAGGAGTTGATAAGCAAGAGTGAAACCATTGATGGAGAGGTTTTCGATCTACTGTTAACTTTCTCGGACTTTTTGTCATTTAAGGATGCCATGTTAGAGGCCAAAAAG AGTACAGAAGATGGATCTGCCAGATTACAGGACCTGCTCCAAGTAACACGACTGAGTTCCTAG